GGACTCGCAGGCGGCGGGAGCCGACGAGGGGCTGGTGCTCGGGGGGCACCGCCCCTTGTCGCGCGCCGGTACACCGCCTCGCCGCGGGACGTATCACACGGCACGCCTCACGCCTCTTTCACTCGACGACCCCATGGAGCCTGACGAGGAGGGAGTGGCCGTGACGTCGCCGATGGGCCTCATGACGCGGCCGCCCTGCACGGCGGGCCGTCCGGTGGCACTTGCTACGCTCGACGCCCGGGTAGGGCGTGAGCGAGGCGGTGAGATGGTCGAGTCGGTGAGCGGCCTTGTGAAGGCGGCGGCCGACGGGGCTCAGGAGGCCTGGGACGCGCTCGTCGCGCGCTACAACAGCCTCGTCTGGTCGGTCGCCCGCAGTCACGGCCTCGGTGCCGTCGACGCCGCCGACGTCGTCCAGACGACCTGGCTGCGCCTCGTCGAGCGGCTGTCCACCATCCGCGAGCCGGAGCGACTCGGCGCGTGGCTGGCCACGACCGCACGCCACGAGTGCCTGCAGAGCCTGCGGCGTGCCGGCCGCCAGATCCCCACCGACGACGAGTTCCGCCTCGAGCCTCGGGAGCCTGCGGGTAGGCCGGTGGACGCCGCGCTGCTCGAGTCGGAGCGCGACGGGGTGCTGTGGCAGTCGGTGGACGAGCTGCCCGACCGCTGCCGCCGACTGTTGCGGGTGCTGATGGCCGACCCGGCGCCGAGCTACGAGGAGACGAGCGCGGCACTCGGGATGCCCATCGGCAGCATCGGACCCACGCGCGCCCGGTGCCTGGAGCAGCTGCGGCGCATCGTGGAAGCCGCCGGGATCAGCGTCGAATCCGGTGACTCCGCATGAGCGAGGAGAGGCCGATGAGCGCCGCCGACCAGGACCGGTTGAGCGAGGAGCTGCGCGCCCTGGCGAGCCGGGTGGACCCGCCGCCGGGCGTCCTCGTCGAGGCCGCCCGCGCCGCGTTCTCCTGGCGGACCCTCGACGCCGAGCTCGCCGAGCTGGTCTACGACTCCGTCGCCGACGAGCGGCTCGCGCTCGCGCTGCGCAGCTCCCCGACCGAGCTGCGGCTGCTCACCTTCACCGTCGACGACGTGACCGTCGAGGTCGAGGTTGCCGTCCAGGGCACCCTGCGCCGGCTGGTGGGACAGGTCGTCCCGATGCAGCCCGCGCGCATCGAGATCTGTCACGGCAGTGGTGTCGCGACGGCGCAGGCCGACGAGATCGGGCGGTTCCGCGCGGACGCGCTGCCCGCCGGTCCGGTCAGTCTTCGCTGCCATCTCGGTGAAGGTGACGACGCCCGCGTCGTGAAAACTGACTGGTTGTTGATGTGAAGGGCGCAGCCGGTCACTGCGGCTTGCGGCGGGGCGCCGGGTGTCGGCGCTGATCGATGGAAGTGTAGCGCTGCTCAGGCGCGCGCGTAGAGGGTCGGCGGTCGCCCTCTGCCTTTATGGTCAGCTTCGGATCCTCGCTCGACGATGTTTCCGGCGAGCAGTTCGTCCTTTACGACCTTCCGGGCGGTTGCAACGGACGCACCCGTCTTCTCCGCAAGGGAAGGAATGGTGAACGTGGTCCCCTTGCGTCTGGGGATGGCCTTGCGCACGTCGTCCGCACCGACGCGGTTCGTGACGCGACGCGTCGACCGCCGCCGCGCGGACCGCGGCAACAGCCCCGCCTCCTGCAGCACATCCGAGGGAACGCCCTCAGCCTGAAAGGCACTCGCGGTCACGCCATGCTCGCTCGCCCACGCCTGCGCATGGACAACGAAAGCTTCGCGTACCGGCGCTTCGTCCGCGCTCTGAGCCTCCTCGAGCTGCTGGCGCAACCGCAGACGCTCAATAGGCTCCGTGGCCTGCTCGAGCGCGTCGGCGAGTTCCTGTACCCGAACGTGGTCGACGACGGATTCAGGGTCGCGCAGGTACGCGAGATAGTTGCTGACGGCCTGTTCCTGAGCCTTTGCGCTCAACCCCTGCTCCTCACTGTCCCGGTCACTGTCTTGACAATAACACACGCGGCCAGGGAAATGGGGTGCATTCGGCCGGCTGTGAGGCAACCTTGCGGCCCGCTTGACGTTGAAGCCGGTACAAGGTTTGGTTTAGGACATACGGATGACTCGATTTGGACGCGGGGCGCGCCTTGCTCACACGTGCGCGTGCATGTGGGGGTGGTGATGAGCGCCCCCCGGCCGGGCCGGCGCGCATCCGTGACTGCCTGAGGGCAGCCGCCCAGGCACCTGCACGCCTGCGCCGCCGCTGACGTGCGCCGCCCCTGGGCGGTACGGTGGGCCTATCTGGCCGGGAGGATGGCCGCACGAAGGTGCGGTGGCGGGCACCGCTCACTCCCGGCGAAGCGGCTCCGCGTCCGGGCCGCTGAGGGCGCAAAGGATCTGGAGGAGCTCGCATGACCACCGTGACGGAAAGCCGCACCTTCCGCATCGTCGTCTCCGTGCTGCTGGTCGTGGTCCTCCTCACGGGCGTCGCGGTTCTCGTCACACGGGCGGGGGGCCCGGGGAACGACGAGCCCGAGCGGGTTCCCTTCGTGCAAGACGACCGCCCGCCCGAGGAGCGTGCGCGGGCGCACCTCGACCAGCTTCCCGACGGCGAGCATCAGGGGCGCTTCATCGCCGTCGACCCACTCACGGTGACGTTCCGGCTCGTGCGCATCCTCCCCGCGGGGGCGCCGGAGGGACCCGTCGAGGACACGTTCCAGACCGTCACGCTGCCGATCGCCCCCGACGCCGGCATCGTGATCTTCAACTGCGCCAACGGCTGCCAGGAGGTCCCGACGACGCTCGAAGCGCTCGTCGCCGGCGAGGTGGCGCCGCACGGGCAGGGCGAGGCCTACTTCGTGTTCAGGTTGGCCGGTGGCACCGTCGTCGCGATGAGCGAGGTCATCGTCGGCGGCTAGACCTCGCCGTTCATGATGCGCCGCCGCGACGGTCGGGGGCCGTGGCGGCCGGACGTGCGGGCGCCGCTTCGGCGGCGGTCCGGACCGCGGTCACGAGCCGCTCGCGGTTGGCGAGGATGTCGTCGAGCAGCGCGCGCCGGTCCCGCAGGGCCTGCCAGCCGCGCCACGCGCGCCGCGCCCGCACCAGCCGTTCGAAGCAGGCCACGGCGATGATCCCCGTGGCGGGGAGGCCGACGAGCAGGAGGACGCTCGCGGCGAGCCCACGCTGGCCCGACAGCCACAGCACCGTCAGCCAGGTGAGCGGGAAGACCGCGACGGCGACGAGGAAGCGCGTGGTGGCTTTCATGACCGGCTTGCGCACGGCCCGGCTGGTGGCGACGACCAACCAGTAGGGCAGGAGGTGCACGGCCGCGCCGACGACCGCGAACGGCGCCATGAGCGCGACGAGCGCGGCGGTCTTCAGGAAGCCGACGAGCAGCTGGCCGGCGGTGTAGCCGGGGACGAGCTGGTGGTCGCGCAACCCGAGCAGCTCGAGGTCGAGGTGGTAGCGGGCGAGGGCGTCGGTGAGCTCGTCGATCACCTCACGCGGCGCGTAGGCGAGCCGCTGAGCGAGCGCTTCCTGCTCGACCATGGGTACGCCGCCGCGACGGTGCTCGGAGCGCTCGGCGATCTCGGCCGCCCGGGAGAGCACCCGCGCCTCGCGGATGTCGCGATAGTCGGGCGACACGGCGCGCAGCCGGCGCTCGATCTCCTGCGTGAGGTGCTGCACCGCGGCGCGGTTCGTCTCGTCCGCCGGTTCCCCGGGACGCACGAGGGCATCGATCTCCTCGTCGAGGTCGAGGGGCCAACCCACCCGTGCGAGCGCGCGGCTGCGCAGCGCGAGCTTGTCGTCGAACGCCATGCCCACGGGGACGATGGCGAGCCCCTCGGCGCCCCATGCTCGGGCGCCGAGCGCCAACCGGGCTGCGCCGGTGCGGATCGGTGCCAGGGCGGGGGCGTCGTGCGTGACCCCTTCCGGGAAGATGGCCACGAGGCCCCGGCGCCTCGACAGAACCTCGTAGCTGCGCGCGAACGCCTGGCGGTTGTCCACGGTGCCGGGTGCGTCCTGGCGGCGCTGCACCGGCAGGAGGCCGGCGAGGGCGAGGAAGGGACGGGCCCAGCGCCGCTCCCACAGGGTCGCCTTGGCGAGGAAGCGGGGGACGCGGCCGAAGACGTGCACGAGGATGGCGGCGTCGGCGAGCCCGTTGAAGTGGTTGGCGACGATGAGCGTGGGCCGCCCGCGTGGTAGCCGCTCGCGCCCCTCCACCTCGACGCAGCGGTAGAAGCCCCGCAGCACGAGGAGCGCGAGGCCGACGAGCAGCCGGTCGAGCGTCCCCCGGACCATGGCTCCAGCCTACGGAAAAGCCGCAGGTGTCGGGGCTCTAGGCGGCGCTCGCGTCGGGGTCGGCGCCGGCCCGCCGGCGCGCGGCAGCCACCGAGGGTGAGACGCCGGTGGCGACACGGAAGCCCGCGAGCAGGGCGCGCGTCTGGGCCCGCAGCGGCCAGGCGCCCAGGCGGGTGGCGGGCAGACCGAGGAGCCGGCGCTGCCAGGGCTGCAGGCTCACCACCGCGCCGGTGAGCATTGTGAGGTAGGCGGTGCGGACGGCCGGTGACAGCGGTGGCCAGGCGAGGAAGCGCAGGGCCTCGCGACCTTGTGCCGTGAGGCCGAGCTCGGAGCGGAACGCCTCCATGCGGGCCGTGAGGTCGGCGACGGTGAGCGCCAGTCGGCCCTCGACGAGCATCGGCAGGCGTGTGGTCCCGCTGCGCAGCGCGCCCACCGCGGCGGGCTCACCGGCGATCATGTCGATGTCGACCCGGGGGTCCAGCAGCGACGCGGCAAGGGACTGCTCGGCGACGAACGCGTCGGCGGACGCCGCGTCGAGGGGCTCGGGGGCGTACGCGCGGTCGGTGGCGAGAAAGCTCGACGTGAGCGCGAGCGAGACCCAGGAGAGCAGGTGCTGGTCGTCGGCCTGGTAGGGGCGCCCGTCGGGTGCCGTGCCTCGGACGAGGCGGTGTGCCCGACGGACCCTCCGGGCGACGTCGAGCGCCTGGCGCGACGAGCCGAACGCCGTGGCGGTCACGTAGGCGCTAGTGCTGTGCAGGCGGCCGAGCGGGTCGGCGCGGAAGCGGGAGTGCTCCGCCACGCCCGCCATGGCGAGCGGGTGGAGCAGCTGGACGAGCAACGCCCGGATGCCGCCGACGATCGCTGCGGGCTCGCCGATGACGCGCGCCGACGCGGAGTCCGCCCCGAACAGCCCCGGGTCGCCGGGGTCGGCGTGGGGGTCGAACGGCGGTGGTCCGAACACGCGGCCCATCCCGGCCCGCACGAGGTCGCGGACGCCGGGGAGGCCTTCGGGGGCCGCGGCGGCGACCCTGCGCAGTGGTGAGATCGTCATGCTCCCATGCTGCCGCGTCGGGGGGCCGCCCGGTGCCGCCGGGGGCCGCCTGGGTGCTGCCCGGCGCGCCGGGCTAGGTCACCGAGCCTTGACCGGTGAGGCGCTGGGAGAGCGCGGTGCCCGCGGCGCCGTCGATGCCGACGCTCGTCATCACGCCAGCATGCCCGCAGGCGCGGCGCGGAGGAGGCGCGCGAAGACCGCCGCGTAGGGCCGGGA
Above is a genomic segment from Egibacteraceae bacterium containing:
- a CDS encoding sigma-70 family RNA polymerase sigma factor gives rise to the protein MVESVSGLVKAAADGAQEAWDALVARYNSLVWSVARSHGLGAVDAADVVQTTWLRLVERLSTIREPERLGAWLATTARHECLQSLRRAGRQIPTDDEFRLEPREPAGRPVDAALLESERDGVLWQSVDELPDRCRRLLRVLMADPAPSYEETSAALGMPIGSIGPTRARCLEQLRRIVEAAGISVESGDSA
- a CDS encoding 1-acyl-sn-glycerol-3-phosphate acyltransferase; protein product: MVRGTLDRLLVGLALLVLRGFYRCVEVEGRERLPRGRPTLIVANHFNGLADAAILVHVFGRVPRFLAKATLWERRWARPFLALAGLLPVQRRQDAPGTVDNRQAFARSYEVLSRRRGLVAIFPEGVTHDAPALAPIRTGAARLALGARAWGAEGLAIVPVGMAFDDKLALRSRALARVGWPLDLDEEIDALVRPGEPADETNRAAVQHLTQEIERRLRAVSPDYRDIREARVLSRAAEIAERSEHRRGGVPMVEQEALAQRLAYAPREVIDELTDALARYHLDLELLGLRDHQLVPGYTAGQLLVGFLKTAALVALMAPFAVVGAAVHLLPYWLVVATSRAVRKPVMKATTRFLVAVAVFPLTWLTVLWLSGQRGLAASVLLLVGLPATGIIAVACFERLVRARRAWRGWQALRDRRALLDDILANRERLVTAVRTAAEAAPARPAATAPDRRGGAS
- a CDS encoding oxygenase MpaB family protein, whose amino-acid sequence is MTISPLRRVAAAAPEGLPGVRDLVRAGMGRVFGPPPFDPHADPGDPGLFGADSASARVIGEPAAIVGGIRALLVQLLHPLAMAGVAEHSRFRADPLGRLHSTSAYVTATAFGSSRQALDVARRVRRAHRLVRGTAPDGRPYQADDQHLLSWVSLALTSSFLATDRAYAPEPLDAASADAFVAEQSLAASLLDPRVDIDMIAGEPAAVGALRSGTTRLPMLVEGRLALTVADLTARMEAFRSELGLTAQGREALRFLAWPPLSPAVRTAYLTMLTGAVVSLQPWQRRLLGLPATRLGAWPLRAQTRALLAGFRVATGVSPSVAAARRRAGADPDASAA